Below is a window of Mus caroli chromosome 2, CAROLI_EIJ_v1.1, whole genome shotgun sequence DNA.
taaaaatttccttatTGTATATTATGTCTCCTTACCAAAGCTTTTTACAAAGGTGTAGACCAGGTTGAAATATAACATAGTTTCTTAGAGAGCTTTGTGTCTGTAGTGCATAGTGACTAGAACAAAGCCATTATGGTTtgacaaaagagaagaagaagtaTAAGTGGAATTTGTCCATATTCCTTTGTCCAGAATAGTCATATGAACCCATATTTCAAAACTGTGTGAGAaatttacaggttttttttttgtatgcccAGCATGCAAATGGACTTAGCCAGCATCATTAGATAGAAACCAATTTTCTAAAATTAGGTGCATTAAtcagttttttctttatttcttcttaatgAAAGGAAAGGCTGCTCATATAGACACTTATCCAGgtctgaccacttgggattggattaCCTTCAAGAAGCAAGTACCTGGAGAAAttgattctttctctctcagaagaCATTGATTACCTGTAGCTCTGTCTGAGATGGGACCTATCTATGTTCAAATGCCAACTGCTGTACCCATTATTGACACAGGAGGAGACTGACAGGGAGATGGTGTGGGAATGATATGAATTAGTACTTATATATGAATTCTCTAAaggattaaattaaaatttaaaaagaagcaaacaatttGCTTTAAGGGTTTCTTCCACTAGTGCTGTTATTTGTACTTATgaattaggattcataacagttctctttctcattctctgtctctctctctttctcacacacatacacacaaacatgttttCCTGTCATCattgatattaattttatatggACTAGAataatttctattcttttttagcATAACATATAGATAGTATTTCTGTGGTTTCtttgtaaaattaatatatatttgatatttttatttactgacatttttgtacatatataaattataatggTCACCTACCTGTCCCATCCTCTTTTGCCTCCCTCCTAACCATACCAACCCTTTTTTCCCTAGAGTTTCTCATCATACtgtcatttctttggtttttggttttggtctaCTTAATTTAACCTTTGGAAAATGAGGAACTCACCAGTGGATACACCGCTGAAGACAGTGACTCTAGCTAGTTTTTCTCCACTTCAATTTCATGAATTAACTCATAGTATAAAAagctttgcttttaaaataatgagtACTTTTAATTACTTGATTGATCTCTATTTCCTCAATTTGTTCTGGAAATTCAACTGAGCACTGTTATTGGTCACTTGGCACCAGAATAGCACATGGAGATCTTTTCTTTAGCAATGTTTCCCAAAGGGATACACAAGCTTATATGATCTCCTAGAAATATTGTCAATGGAAAGAGAGATTGTATGAGAAAACTGTTATATTTTGAGTTGTTGCAGGCATTTCTGAATTCCAGTTTGAATAAAGATGAAGTGACAGTTTATGTTCATGCAAGTAAGTATTACATCTAATAAGCAAAAGTAAATAGACCATAAATTATGATACAGTCAAGGGATATAATGATTCTTAATGTAAGCAATCCACAGTAGAATTCTACTTCATAAATACAATGAGGTTTCCTAGCTGTGATTATACATAATGGAAAGATGAAGTCTCTTCACATAGCTCCCAGTtaggctttaaaatttttttttggtgaaaTCAATGGTTTGATCAGTTCCtggtatatgtttttattattgtagGTTTTATGTAGTTATGGCTGGCCTACTATGACCAGTAAAGACCATTTTGTAGTTAAATTAGAAATATTATGAGTTAAAATTTTCATGATTgtagaaatgtttcttttttactgGTAAGCAATGTATGAATAAGTTTCTTCCTTAAGAGTAGGAgtgcacatttacacacacacacacacacacacacacacacacacacacacacacatacacaaacacttttGAAAACAAATTCAGTGACACTTGTATATAAGCATAGGTTggagccatccactggagcatgaggATGTATTAGGGCCTTCTTCctcaaaaatcaaatgtttctCTCTCTAAAATTATCCATTATCAATGGCTTCTTGGTGTAGGGGACTGGATATCATCTACCCAATCTATACAATGATTTTTGCTGGCTTATTCGTATAAAGTTTGGATTTAGGTAATGACcactgctgtgaattcatgaatGCAACAGCCATGCCATGTCTAAAAATTGAAATTTCATGCCACTACTCATCCATAGGTTCTTAAGTTCTTTATGCTCTCCATAAAGCCTTGGTATTGTGGTGATGTAGATGTCTGTTTAGGACTGGGCATTAAGCCTGTTATTCTTGGTTCTTTAGGCAGTTATACAACTCTCCACTGTCTGGTATCCACAGCAAAGTCAAGTTTCTCTGACTATGATTGATTGCACCTTAGATCAATGattataagcataaatatttacataaaaattcaaAGGCATGACCATTTAGCAAGATAACAATAGCAGGTTTGCAATAATAACCTCTGTAGTGATAAACTTCTAACCTGGATTGCAGTATGAGACATGCAATTCCATCTTATGAAGCAAGACTTAAATACAATCAGAACAGTGTTTTCTATCCTAAAATAACAATGCTCTTATGGTACCAGTGATATCTCAACATTCAGGGTCAGTCTCTGGGTAAAactattgatttattttctccttcaatAGCATATATAACACCTTTTGACACCATCAAAGCTACTTACTTAGAAGGGAACTTCTGGATcagtttgaaatttttttcttagatattctcttcatttatatttcaaatgttatccccaaagccccctatacctccccctctgccctgctccccaacccacctactcctgcttcctggccctggcattcccctgtactggggcatatgaaatTCTTTTTGCTATGTTTGAAACTGTTTcagtgttttcagcaataggcTCTTACTATGTGGTTATGGTAGCTAATAAGGGGCACGGACAATAGACAGTGATGATTTAGAGATCATTCGGGACTCCCTAACTAAAAACTTATATAGGAAGACATTGAATGTCTTGAactatgatttctttttaataaccCAGGTTTCTGGAAATGACAGTGTCTATCCATGCAAGGTAATTTAACTCaaatcctttttgttgttgttgttaaaagataaattttaaaattagattactAACTAGTAACAAGTAACTTACAGAAACTACTAATTTGtgagcactggctgtccttgaactcattctgtagatcaggctggcctcaaactcagaaatccacccgcttctgcatcccaagtgctgggattaaaggtgtgtgccactactgcctggcaagAGTTAATTCTTTAACCTTTGGTCTTGTCATTCATTTTGGTTTACTCGTgttattcttcatttatttgctttacgATGGGTTGTGTAGTAGTAGGTTCGGATATGACATTTCATACTTCCTTCTTTGGCTCAGTGTCCTTCTTTACATTGATTTCTCCTATACTCTCAAAGCCTCCCTGCTTAAAACTTTCTTCACACAGGATTCCATCTTACGGCTTTTGTTTTACCTATACCTACTAACACTCTTCCCTTAACATATCCCCAAGTCTCATTTCTAGTTTCTTGTCTATCACTTTTGCAAAAAATGAAAGTGATTTGAAGCTAGAAAGAACGTACAACATTGGTTTTGTAACCTTGAGATACTTTTCCAGTATTTTACCTGAAAGTTTCATATTATGTTTTTCCATTTGTATGCTACATTTTCTTATCAATGCATCTTCAATGAGAATTTAGGACTACTCCACTTTATGGGTATAGTGAACTGAGTTTTTATTTAAGATAGGTTCTTACTCTGCAGGCAATGTGGTCTAGCTCTTAGATTGTCCTCAAACTTCTGCTTCAGGCTTCCAAGTGCTTGGAGTACATTCATGAGCCACTATGCACTACTTAACTTTAAATTATATTCTAAGATGCAGTTAGAATAAtgtaagagaaaatgaaatagtttAAAGTTATAAAGAGAAATTGACTCATTCATTCAAGCTAGTGTTCTCATGTAGACCACAGGATTCCTAAACAACCCATCCATGTAAGGAAGAGCAATGCACAATTCAGATCATTCACTAGATTTTATCtgctatttttactttattgataAAATTGAATATGCTCTGGATCACTCACCTTGCATATTTACTTGATTTATCCCACTCTAAAGTTCCTCTCTATTTCTTACTGACTGTCCCCTTAACTTAGTTATGTGCAATGTCTCTTGTTTCCTGTGCTGTTatcattataaatataatttatgtttataaaaagcCTTGAAGGGTTCTCCCTGAGTTTTCTTAAATATGTTAATACTTTGGGGGCTTTACATTTAAGTATTTTTCACCAAGGATTTATTTGTGTACAGGGTGAGTTTTGGAGGTCAAGATTTAATACTATGCATGTGATGTTTTCAGCACCACTAATTAAAGAGGCTATTCTTCTTCCAGTGGATATTTGTGGTTATAATGGGGATAATGTGCTGCAGATTAGTTTTCTATACAGGTCTTAATTTATCTCTGGAATCTAGAATCTTTTTTGTGCTATTGCAAACAATATTGAATACCActagaaaatagagaaataaaaacaaaagtcttcATGGTATATAATTTTACCTTAGTTAAAAAGGCTAATATAAGATGTTTTAGTTGACTTAATATGTAACAAGTACCAGTACAATTGTGAAGTAAAATTAGTGTCATACACTGTTGTTAGGAATGTAATAGTATTTATATTCCAGAGAATAATAAGGAAAATCATCAAAAAACTCTAAAGGAATATATCTTAAGATCCAATATTTTTTCTCCTGTGTGTATACCCACAAAAACTAAAATCTTACATGCCCACAGTTACTCTGGTACTATTCACTGTTACAAagatatgaaattttattcagccataaaagaTGGAGTCCTATGATTTTCACAGAGCAGAACTGGAAAGCCTTAGAGTAATTGAAATAAGCCAAGAACAGTGGATAGACACTGAAGGTATACAGTCATAAGAGAAAATCATTAAAAAGTCATCTTGAATGAAAAATAGTGACTATTTGAGTTCATGTAGGAGAGTTGAAGAGAATAAACTTGCATTTGGATAGTTCACATTATGtgttatttttgaaatatcaTATTGTATGGTATCCTAATAATATGCATAATTAATAAACATGCCTAATGAAATAAAgccaaaatgaaatattaaaaaagaaaatatttgctaaaAGGGCTCAAAATGAATCTAGTTAGTTTGATAAAGAAAAGTTAAACATCACtttccagaaaaatcaaaactcttatcaataaatcttattttaattaaattagtcTTTATTTTTGTACTGTCTTAACAAAGTCTAATAAATGGTTCTCTAGTAAACTGTTCTTTGAGAGTCAGTCTTACTTCCTTGGAATAGCCAAGCCTAAGGCACTATGCATTTTAGAGTGTACAGTTAATCTTACTACACTATATCTGCCAGTATTTGTGTGTAGTTTATAGCATCCATGAAAAGTAGTTAATAATTATAGTGTAGAAATATGAAAAAAGccatttaaaatcttttatttttgcttttgtagacttaaagaaaactaaatagcATTTTTCCAGATTTCACCatcagttattttaatttctgaggTCATTTACGGAGTACTTTTATCTATTTCTGAAATTATCAGTGTCTTAAAATATCCAAACTaaagaataaaagattttaaCTATGAACAGAACACACAAGTTTATAAAGATAGAGACACTGggttgaaaatgtaaatgatttGCACTATTATCTATTTAGTAACTGGCATTTCTGGGCAACACGTGGATACTTTGTCATTTGTAACAATGAGAccaatttagtatttttatatttcataataagTTATGTTTATGGATCAGTGTTTTTCCTTTCTAGCATGTAGAATGACAAataatggagaaaatatttagtGAAAAATTTCAActgtaatttaatattttcacagAAAGACCATAAATACCCAAAATCATGGATGAGGAAAATGTTACTGCAGTGACAGAGTTTATTCTTTTAGGATTCACAGAAGACGCAGTGTTACAGCAAGTACTCTTTTTCATCTTCCTTACCATTTACATCATCAGTCTGCTAGGGAATGTTACTCTGATTTCTCTCATCTGTGCTGATTCACGACTCCATACACCTATGTATTTCTTCATTGGAAACCTGTCATTCCTGGATCTCTGGTATTCTTCTGTCTATGCCCCCAAAATCCTGATCACATGCATCACTGAAGACAAAAGCATCTCCTTTGCTGGTTGCCTGGCTCAGTTCTTCTTCTCTGCTGGGCTGGCCTACAGTGAATGCTACCTACTGGCTGCCATGGCTTATGATCATTATGTGGCCATCTCCAACCCCTTGCTTTACTCCCAGGCTATGTCCCAAAGGTTATGTGCCAGTCTTGTTGCAGCATCCTACCTTGGTGGCTTTGCAAACTCCACCATTATCACCAGTGAAACATTTACCCTGAGCTTCTGTCGAGACAATATCATTGATGACTTCTTCTGTGACCTGCCTCCTCTTGTGAAGTTGGCGTGTGATGTGAAAGAGAGCTACCAGGCTGTGCTCTATTTCATATTGGCTTCTAATGTCATCACTCCCACTGTGCTTATTTTGGCCTCCTACCTCTTCATCATTGTAGCCATTCTGAAGATCCGTTCTACCCAGGGCCGCCTCAAGGCCTTCTCTACATGTGGTTCCCACCTGACAGCTGTCACTTTGTACTATGGTTCAATCCTCTTTATTTACTCCCGGCCAAGCACAAGTTATGCCCTGGAGAGGGACAAAGTGGTGTCAGTGTTCTATACTGTAGTGATTCCAATGCTTAACCCTATGATCTACAGCTTTCGAAATAAAGATGTCAAGGATGCATTGAGGAAAATGTTAGACACAGTCAAGTtgtcatgaaggaaaaaaaaaacaggcaaagcaatttaaaaatgttgATCTTCATGCAATTGTTCTTAGTTGTTATTATCAGAAATAAGTATATTAGGGATGTAAAGGTAATCTCTCATTGTGCATACAGAGGTCTGGGTTTTCTATTTGTTAAACTGTATTTCTTGAGACAATAAGATTCTATTAacttttatgtaaaattaaaacaattctcTTCCCCACACAATAGCCTAtcattttcaagttttaaatttttcatattttaataattattcaaATGCATGTATAGAATAAATTGTCATATTTAACAATTTAATGGcacaaatatatttgtgtttgtttgtttgtttaacctgtgtgtgtgtgtatgtgtgttagtgtcaGCGGCACAAAAAATGTCAAGGTGTGCagatggaggtcagagtacaaactctgtttttatcttttatgaaATAGGTTTTCTCTGTTGTTCATTGCTGTGTAAAACAGACTGTAAGTGTGCAGTGTATTTCCAGCATCTAACTTTATTATAGGAACAGAAATATATAGAACATATACTTAATTGTATGTGAGATTTGAGAATTTAAATTCAGATCCTATTTACTTACCCAATTTTCTGCCTAACCTTATTTACTATTTAATTATCACACGAAGTATTGGgtgttttattattacattttctatcaaaatttgtttttccttgattcttttttCCCCTGTCTGTATCTTGACATCAagaatagtgttggggtttggtgtctagGCTGGAATGAATCCaaaggttgggcagtctctggatagccttttgttcaatctctgctccattttttgaccctgaatttcctttaatcAGGAACAATACctggttaaaatttttgagattggtgggtggccccatccctcaactgagggccATGTCTATCTGCTGGAgctggtctcttcaggttctatttcCACACTGTTAGTCATTTTAGCTAAAGTCATTCccattggatcctgggagcctctcacatcactggcatctgggactttccatTGGTTACCCCGGTGgtttgcatgtagaaaaatgcaaattgatcctttttttttttttttttttttttttttttttttttttttttttttttttttttttgtttttcgagacagggtttctctgtatagctctggctgtcctggaactcactttgtagaccaggctggcctcgaactcagaaatccgcctgcctctgcctcccgagtgctgggattaaaggcgtgcgccaccatgcccggctaattgatccatttttaatctccttgaacaaagttcaaatccaagtagatcaagaaccCTCACACAAAATCAGATATGACAGAATCTAACACTGAatcaaacagaagagaaagtgggaaagaacctcaagTACATTGACACacgggaaaatttcctgaacagaatatcaatggctcaggctctaagataaacaattgacaaatgggacctcatgaaagtgAAAAATTTCTGTAAGATAAAGTACACTGGTCTTTGTAACTagaaaagaacttaagaagttagaatccagaaaatcaagtaacccaattaaaaatggggaacagagttaaacagagaattctcaactagggaatctcaaatggctgataagcccctaaagaaatcttcaacatccttagtaatcagggaaatgaaaattaaaatgaccctgagattccacctcacaccaatcagactggctaagatcaaaaagtcagcggtctgcaaccctataggaggaacaacaatacgaactaaccagtacaacccagagctatgtctctagttgcatatgtagcagaagatggcctagttggccatcaatgggaggagaggctcttggtcttgtgaagttaatatgccccagtacaaggaaatgccagggccaggaagcaggagtagttgagttggggagcagggcgagaggagggtatagggggctttggtggtagcatttgaaatttaaatgaagaaaaaataatatatatatataacctcaagtgacagcagatgctgggaaggatgtggagaaagaggaaaactcctccattgttggtgggattgcaagttggaacaaccattttggaaatcaatctggttattcctcagaaaatttgaaatggtTCTACTTGAAGACTATGCTACACAATTACTGTGTATATTCCCAAAAAAGGTTCCACTATATCACAAGGATATGTatgccactatgttcatagaagccttatttataatagccagaagctggaaacaacccagatgtccctcaatggaagaatgaatacagaaaatgtgatacatttacatgatggaatactactcagctattaaaaatgaaggcaccatgaattttgcagacaagtggatgtaactagaaaatatcttcttgAGTGACGTAAACTAGACCCTAAAGGACATTCctggtttgtactcactgataagtggatattagcccaaaagctcagaatatgcATGGTACAACTCACAGGCTTTCTGTTCTACACTGTGGTCATCACAGTGCTCTGATCTATTGCCTGAGAAACAATGGTGGCAAAAATGCCttcagaaatgaaacaaagacaaTACATCCATAAGCATGGACATTATTCCTCCTTCTAGggctttgattatattttctaaatcatttaaTCATAGACATGCTTGTACATTTATCAATTTCACTTAAATTCAGCAAGTGATCCTCTGAAAATGAACTGTTgaacaaatgatttttaattatcattattcCCCTGTTGTGTGATATAAAACACTTAATGTGCCTGTTATAGCACTTGAGTGTTTGGTGTTTTTCTAGTTTGTAccttaaaaatc
It encodes the following:
- the LOC110290220 gene encoding olfactory receptor 1013-like, giving the protein MDEENVTAVTEFILLGFTEDAVLQQVLFFIFLTIYIISLLGNVTLISLICADSRLHTPMYFFIGNLSFLDLWYSSVYAPKILITCITEDKSISFAGCLAQFFFSAGLAYSECYLLAAMAYDHYVAISNPLLYSQAMSQRLCASLVAASYLGGFANSTIITSETFTLSFCRDNIIDDFFCDLPPLVKLACDVKESYQAVLYFILASNVITPTVLILASYLFIIVAILKIRSTQGRLKAFSTCGSHLTAVTLYYGSILFIYSRPSTSYALERDKVVSVFYTVVIPMLNPMIYSFRNKDVKDALRKMLDTVKLS